A genomic stretch from Anaerococcus mediterraneensis includes:
- the smc gene encoding chromosome segregation protein SMC, which yields MRLESIDLKGFKSFANRTKIEFDRQITAVVGPNGSGKSNISDAVRWVLGEQSVKSLRGSNMKDVIFTGAKNSMNIAEVTLNFSNEDRKIDLAYDKIAISRRIYRSGENEYKINGKRVRLKDVRELFLDTGVGKEGYSIIGQGRIDEIILSTPKDRRAIFEEASGIAKHKYRRDEAEKKLDSVKDDLEIIEKELSYKEKDYDLYKNYKDAYLTHKDLTDQINQSSYFYFKNKSKDLLARKEKISIDINEYDEKLRSFESSLDEINKNLGPFRKDYENLKANLDQLRAEKTSYEKNIDKGQTSLDLAKQKLDYDNKESLRIREEIKRLDQNYQTLSKELNENQESVKNLVENLEKDNIDLQSIKDKSDACQKEIESLDGIIEKLSKEEESLKTSIIDYEVYEKSRAIIDQKREKDLAYNREKLEELENNLAKKIETRDELKEKYESLKESREKLSQELESFSIKIENLKNDLEKKQSQLNNLNLDIKTLLSDYRIEKDLINKNQGYFYSVQEFLNKAKSRGLDKYYLDTLANLISVRAGYEEIIDNLIGSGLQNIVTRTKDDTRGLINFVNKEKIGRITFLPMDSIKSFTKERPNQPEVIAMAYELVTCDESLNPIVGHFLGSTVVVENIDTAVALSKKIKGYRIISLNLDIINTWGSMVAGSDKGKKSNINLLNRKKRIKDLEVSINNLSKKKTDLENNIIIMASDLEKGSALYLEKKKSFDEDLLDINDLDQKLARISYEIDSLEEKKTELLNIGHDYDYGENKTDIKKIRSDHEEILSRLEDNKKDLDQKNIEFSQIKDELIRLNNQIEMSKRDRALFENTIAKLENSLFDIENNKKIQTKLLKQLETDNESSKTKNEKLESAIELYKKDLEKTGQKLIYLEEKLAAMEKSNAKLLSDKEKLDKDLNDTRLAKVKLDYKMDGIIEAYKNLEDEIAPFISMSIDDLEGLFGKESSVYIKKSDLIDLQKKINEVGFFTETALEDFDKIEKEVNFIRDQIRDLKNSKSDIEKMIQRLESEMKEEFSKNFEIINQNFSKIFKILFMGGQARLILDSDDFLTAGVEIEAKPPSKALKSISLLSGGEKALTAVALLFAIFEQNPAPFSILDEIDAALDESNIKRYIDYLKDLSDKTQFIMITHRQTTMQLAEKIHGVTIDDEGISKLYSIEFADD from the coding sequence ATTAGGTTAGAAAGTATAGATTTAAAGGGCTTTAAGTCCTTTGCAAATAGAACAAAAATTGAATTTGATAGGCAAATCACAGCCGTAGTTGGCCCAAATGGATCGGGCAAGTCAAACATATCCGATGCTGTCAGGTGGGTTTTAGGAGAACAATCTGTTAAAAGTCTCCGTGGCTCAAACATGAAGGATGTTATCTTTACGGGAGCCAAAAATTCCATGAATATAGCAGAGGTAACCCTCAATTTTTCAAATGAAGATAGAAAAATAGACCTGGCCTATGACAAGATAGCTATATCTCGTAGGATCTACAGGTCTGGCGAAAATGAATACAAGATAAATGGCAAAAGAGTCAGACTTAAAGATGTTAGGGAATTATTTTTAGATACAGGCGTGGGCAAGGAAGGCTACTCCATTATTGGCCAGGGAAGGATTGATGAGATAATCTTATCCACTCCCAAGGACAGGAGGGCAATCTTTGAGGAAGCCTCAGGCATAGCCAAACACAAATACAGGAGAGATGAGGCAGAAAAAAAGCTAGATTCTGTAAAAGACGATCTTGAAATAATAGAAAAAGAATTATCCTACAAGGAAAAAGATTATGACCTTTATAAAAACTATAAAGATGCATATTTGACCCACAAAGACCTGACCGACCAAATAAATCAGAGCTCATACTTTTATTTTAAGAATAAATCCAAAGACCTCTTGGCTAGAAAAGAAAAAATATCTATAGATATAAATGAATACGATGAAAAGCTTAGGTCTTTTGAGTCAAGCCTAGATGAGATAAACAAAAATCTTGGACCCTTTAGAAAAGATTATGAAAATCTAAAAGCTAATCTTGATCAATTAAGGGCTGAAAAAACTTCCTATGAAAAAAACATAGATAAGGGCCAGACAAGCCTGGACCTTGCCAAACAAAAACTAGACTACGATAATAAAGAAAGTCTTAGGATAAGAGAAGAAATAAAAAGGCTAGATCAAAACTATCAAACACTCTCTAAAGAATTAAATGAAAACCAGGAATCAGTAAAAAACCTAGTAGAAAATTTAGAAAAAGATAATATTGATCTACAATCTATAAAAGATAAGTCTGATGCATGCCAAAAAGAAATAGAATCCTTAGATGGCATAATAGAAAAACTTTCTAAAGAGGAGGAGAGCCTAAAAACTTCTATTATTGACTATGAAGTTTACGAAAAATCTAGGGCAATTATCGATCAGAAAAGAGAAAAAGACCTGGCTTATAATAGGGAAAAGCTTGAAGAATTAGAAAATAACCTAGCTAAAAAGATAGAAACTAGGGATGAACTGAAAGAAAAGTATGAATCCCTAAAAGAAAGCAGGGAAAAATTAAGTCAAGAATTAGAGTCTTTTTCTATAAAAATTGAAAATTTAAAAAATGATTTGGAGAAAAAACAAAGTCAGCTAAATAACCTTAATTTAGATATAAAAACACTCTTGTCAGATTACAGGATTGAAAAAGACCTTATAAATAAAAATCAGGGATATTTTTATTCTGTCCAGGAGTTTTTAAACAAAGCAAAATCTAGGGGACTTGACAAGTATTACCTAGATACCTTGGCCAATCTTATTTCTGTAAGGGCTGGTTATGAGGAGATTATAGATAATCTCATAGGATCTGGACTTCAAAATATTGTAACAAGGACCAAGGATGATACCAGGGGGCTTATAAATTTTGTAAACAAAGAAAAAATTGGCAGGATAACATTTTTGCCAATGGATTCTATAAAATCATTCACAAAAGAAAGACCAAACCAGCCAGAAGTTATAGCAATGGCCTATGAACTTGTCACTTGTGATGAGAGTCTAAATCCTATTGTAGGTCACTTTTTAGGTTCTACTGTAGTTGTCGAAAATATAGATACCGCAGTAGCCCTATCTAAAAAGATAAAAGGTTACAGGATCATATCTTTAAATCTTGATATAATCAACACATGGGGATCTATGGTAGCAGGTTCTGATAAGGGGAAAAAGTCAAATATCAATCTCCTAAATAGGAAAAAACGTATCAAGGACCTAGAAGTATCAATTAATAATTTAAGCAAGAAAAAAACAGATCTTGAAAATAATATTATAATTATGGCAAGTGACCTAGAAAAAGGATCCGCTTTATACTTAGAAAAAAAGAAAAGTTTTGATGAGGATCTCTTGGATATAAATGATCTTGATCAAAAATTAGCTAGGATTAGCTATGAAATTGATTCTCTGGAGGAAAAAAAGACTGAGCTTTTAAATATTGGACATGACTATGATTATGGAGAAAATAAAACTGATATTAAAAAAATCAGATCTGATCATGAGGAGATCCTATCAAGATTAGAGGATAATAAAAAAGACCTTGATCAAAAAAATATAGAATTTTCACAAATAAAAGATGAGCTTATAAGGCTAAACAATCAAATAGAAATGTCAAAAAGGGATAGGGCTCTTTTTGAAAATACTATAGCTAAGCTGGAAAATTCTTTATTTGATATAGAAAATAACAAAAAAATTCAAACTAAGTTATTAAAGCAATTGGAAACTGATAATGAAAGTTCGAAAACAAAGAATGAAAAACTAGAATCTGCCATAGAGCTTTATAAAAAAGACCTAGAAAAAACAGGACAAAAGCTTATATACCTAGAAGAAAAACTTGCTGCTATGGAAAAATCTAATGCCAAGCTCCTATCAGATAAAGAAAAACTAGACAAAGATCTAAACGATACAAGACTAGCGAAGGTCAAGTTAGATTACAAGATGGATGGTATCATAGAAGCATATAAAAATCTAGAAGATGAGATCGCTCCTTTTATATCTATGTCTATAGATGATTTGGAAGGACTTTTCGGCAAGGAGTCTTCAGTTTATATAAAGAAATCTGACCTTATAGACCTGCAAAAAAAGATAAATGAAGTCGGATTTTTCACCGAAACTGCCCTAGAGGACTTTGACAAGATTGAAAAGGAAGTTAATTTTATTAGAGATCAGATAAGGGATTTGAAAAATTCCAAGTCTGATATAGAAAAAATGATCCAAAGACTTGAATCAGAAATGAAAGAGGAGTTTTCTAAAAATTTTGAGATCATAAATCAAAACTTCTCCAAAATTTTTAAAATCCTATTTATGGGCGGACAGGCAAGGCTAATCCTTGATAGCGATGACTTTTTGACAGCAGGAGTTGAGATAGAGGCAAAGCCACCATCCAAGGCCCTAAAGTCAATCTCACTACTATCAGGAGGAGAAAAGGCCCTGACTGCAGTTGCACTTTTATTTGCAATTTTCGAGCAAAACCCAGCACCTTTTTCTATCCTAGATGAAATAGATGCAGCTCTTGATGAATCAAATATCAAAAGATATATAGATTACCTAAAAGACTTGTCAGATAAAACACAGTTTATAATGATAACCCACAGGCAAACAACTATGCAGCTTGCAGAAAAAATCCATGGGGTAACTATAGATGACGAGGGCATATCAAAACTGTATTCTATAGAATTTGCTGATGATTGA
- a CDS encoding type II secretion system protein gives MKRKRAFSLLELIISLAIISLLFIILSNLFSFNIKLLADNYKKEKEYKEAYTAILYIDTTIRSSYLIEEKSFDGYSNLVGELKTSEGLRSRYSFTIKDDGKNSFLYINRDNLDRGGSDREGSNKVGKCKNLRINYDKNNSLVKIFLESSSGLYQFQTSIYLGERL, from the coding sequence ATGAAAAGAAAAAGAGCCTTCAGCCTTTTAGAGCTAATAATTAGCCTTGCTATTATATCACTATTATTTATAATCCTATCAAATTTATTTAGCTTTAATATAAAATTATTGGCTGATAATTATAAGAAGGAAAAAGAATACAAAGAGGCCTACACTGCTATTTTATACATAGATACTACAATAAGGTCCTCTTATCTGATAGAAGAAAAAAGTTTTGATGGGTATTCAAATTTAGTTGGCGAGCTAAAAACATCTGAGGGACTTAGGTCAAGATATAGCTTTACTATAAAAGATGATGGGAAAAATTCTTTTTTATATATAAATAGGGATAATCTAGACCGAGGTGGATCTGATAGGGAGGGGTCAAACAAGGTTGGTAAATGCAAAAACCTTAGAATTAATTATGATAAAAATAATTCACTTGTAAAAATTTTCCTAGAATCTTCTAGCGGTTTATATCAATTTCAAACAAGTATTTACCTAGGAGAAAGGTTATGA
- a CDS encoding type II secretion system protein — MKKIRAFSLIEILVAIMLLSMIALFMFPSAYKNLEESKKVKDMAMISFALQEAIEEARIDQLSSEKNINSYLINIDVSQYENDPEMVRIKASYENYEMTLIEEKK; from the coding sequence GTGAAAAAGATTAGGGCCTTTAGCCTAATAGAAATCCTTGTTGCAATCATGCTTTTATCCATGATCGCTCTTTTTATGTTTCCTAGTGCTTATAAAAATCTGGAAGAATCCAAAAAAGTTAAGGACATGGCCATGATCAGCTTTGCCCTCCAAGAGGCCATAGAAGAAGCAAGGATTGATCAATTATCAAGTGAAAAAAATATTAATTCCTATTTGATAAATATAGACGTAAGTCAATACGAAAATGATCCTGAGATGGTTAGGATAAAAGCTAGCTATGAAAACTATGAGATGACCCTTATAGAAGAGAAGAAATGA
- a CDS encoding elongator complex protein 3 yields the protein MTNQIIPIFIPFLGCPHDCAFCNQIKITNYKDKADDESIKKQIEDYLKFFNDKKSKKEIAFYGGSFTGLPRDTMISYLEIARSYKKKGIIDRIRLSTRPDYINNSILEILKDYEVDTIELGIQSFDQEVLDANERGHLASQSKMASKLIKDYGFTLGHQIMPGLYKDTYEKTIKTAIKSAKIGPDIARIYPTLVIKDTKLAELFDKGVYKPLSLDEAVKLSAEVLMIYTYKNINVIRIGLQPTENINEGADVVAGPFHPALRQLVESYIYRLYLEDLIEKNKLENQIIIHANPRDISIIAGNKKANKKYFYDKYKIKISFADDDKYFIEHYDKKIPMDLGLYIKSYVEKKYGGDLN from the coding sequence ATGACCAATCAAATAATACCCATATTCATACCCTTTTTAGGTTGCCCTCATGATTGTGCTTTTTGTAATCAGATAAAAATTACAAATTATAAAGATAAGGCCGATGATGAGTCTATAAAAAAACAAATAGAAGATTATTTGAAATTTTTTAATGATAAAAAATCAAAGAAAGAAATAGCCTTTTATGGAGGATCTTTCACTGGTTTACCAAGGGATACAATGATCTCTTACCTAGAGATTGCAAGGTCCTATAAAAAGAAGGGCATTATTGATAGAATCAGACTTTCAACTAGACCTGATTATATAAATAATTCCATTCTAGAAATATTAAAAGATTATGAAGTAGATACAATAGAGCTTGGGATCCAATCTTTTGACCAAGAGGTTTTGGATGCAAATGAAAGGGGTCATCTAGCAAGCCAATCTAAAATGGCAAGCAAACTCATAAAAGATTATGGTTTTACTTTGGGTCATCAGATCATGCCTGGTCTTTATAAAGATACCTATGAAAAAACTATAAAAACAGCTATAAAATCTGCCAAAATCGGTCCGGATATAGCTAGGATCTACCCAACACTTGTTATAAAAGATACCAAGCTTGCAGAGCTTTTTGATAAAGGGGTTTATAAACCCCTGAGCTTAGATGAGGCTGTAAAACTTTCTGCAGAAGTTTTGATGATCTATACCTACAAAAATATAAATGTCATAAGGATAGGACTCCAGCCAACTGAAAATATCAATGAAGGTGCTGATGTAGTCGCAGGCCCCTTCCATCCTGCTCTTAGACAGCTTGTAGAGTCCTATATTTATAGGCTTTACCTAGAAGATCTCATAGAAAAAAATAAATTAGAAAATCAGATAATAATCCATGCCAATCCTAGGGATATTTCTATAATAGCAGGCAACAAAAAAGCAAATAAAAAGTATTTTTATGATAAATACAAGATCAAAATTTCCTTTGCTGATGATGATAAGTATTTTATAGAACATTATGATAAGAAAATCCCAATGGACCTAGGTTTGTATATAAAGTCATATGTAGAAAAAAAGTACGGTGGTGATTTGAATTAG
- the rpmF gene encoding 50S ribosomal protein L32, producing the protein MAVPKRRTSKTRKNKRRASAYTLNRSNYVECPNCHEMKLPHRACPSCGEYKGVAVVDVE; encoded by the coding sequence ATGGCAGTACCAAAAAGAAGAACATCAAAAACAAGAAAAAATAAAAGAAGAGCCTCAGCTTATACTTTGAACAGATCAAACTATGTTGAGTGTCCAAATTGCCACGAAATGAAACTACCACACAGAGCATGCCCATCCTGTGGGGAGTACAAAGGCGTAGCAGTAGTTGATGTCGAATAG
- a CDS encoding acetate/propionate family kinase: protein MKVLVINCGSSSLKYQLFNMDNEEVMVKGLVERIGIEGSKLIQEKGDDEYIIEENMKDHTEAVSHVFDALVDPDNGVIKDLSEIDAVGHRFVHGGEKITKSSLIDGEVRAAIEEYTKFAPLHNPANLMGLEACEKLLPGVKNVAVFDTAFHQTMPAETYLYGIDYKYYEEDSIRKYGFHGTSHNFISNKAAEVLGKDLSELNIISAHLGNGSSICAVKNGKSYDTSMGLTPLEGLVMGTRSGDMDPAVVTYLMRKENLNPDQMENLLNKESGVLGVSGVSSDFRDLENAANEGNERAKYALDMFATRAKRYIAGYMAEVGACDAIIFTGGIGENSASMRADIMKGFELFGIKLDPEKNNVRGGCHVLSTDDSKVKVMVIATNEELMIARDTKSIVEA, encoded by the coding sequence ATGAAAGTATTAGTAATCAATTGTGGTAGCTCATCACTAAAATATCAATTATTCAATATGGATAATGAAGAAGTAATGGTAAAAGGACTTGTTGAGAGAATCGGAATCGAAGGATCAAAACTTATCCAAGAAAAAGGTGATGATGAATATATCATAGAAGAAAATATGAAAGATCACACAGAAGCTGTATCTCACGTTTTTGATGCCCTAGTAGATCCTGACAACGGAGTAATCAAAGACCTATCTGAAATCGATGCAGTAGGCCATAGATTTGTACATGGTGGAGAAAAAATCACCAAGTCTTCTCTAATAGACGGCGAAGTAAGAGCAGCTATTGAAGAATATACAAAATTTGCTCCACTCCACAATCCAGCTAACCTAATGGGCCTTGAAGCTTGTGAAAAACTCCTACCAGGTGTTAAAAACGTAGCAGTATTTGACACAGCCTTCCACCAAACTATGCCAGCAGAAACCTACCTATATGGTATAGACTACAAATATTATGAAGAAGACTCAATCAGAAAATATGGTTTCCACGGAACAAGCCACAACTTCATCTCAAACAAGGCAGCAGAAGTTTTGGGCAAAGACCTATCAGAATTAAATATAATTTCTGCTCACTTGGGAAATGGTTCATCAATTTGTGCTGTTAAAAACGGAAAATCTTATGATACATCAATGGGTCTAACCCCACTAGAAGGACTTGTAATGGGTACAAGATCTGGAGATATGGATCCAGCAGTAGTTACCTACCTAATGAGAAAAGAAAACCTAAACCCAGACCAAATGGAAAATCTTTTGAACAAAGAATCTGGTGTTCTAGGAGTATCAGGAGTATCAAGCGACTTTAGAGACCTAGAAAATGCAGCCAATGAAGGCAACGAAAGAGCAAAATATGCCCTAGATATGTTTGCCACAAGAGCAAAAAGATATATAGCAGGATACATGGCAGAAGTTGGTGCTTGTGATGCAATTATATTTACAGGTGGTATCGGCGAAAACTCAGCATCAATGAGAGCTGATATTATGAAAGGTTTCGAGCTTTTTGGCATCAAACTAGATCCAGAAAAGAACAATGTTCGTGGTGGTTGCCATGTCCTATCAACTGATGACTCAAAAGTCAAAGTTATGGTTATAGCTACTAACGAAGAATTGATGATTGCCAGAGATACAAAATCTATAGTAGAAGCTTGA
- the plsX gene encoding phosphate acyltransferase PlsX, producing MKILIDTYGADEGEKIFVDGAVLALEKKSFVPVFVGNKEKIEKLIDGRIKDYEIIHTDEFVSNDEDPVRAIRRKKDASIVLAYNKSKEEGYGGILSAGSTGALLAGGIFIAKRIDGIDRPSLAAALPSIGEFCLLMDTGANMDCKPEYLAEFAIMGKVFLENVLGIKNPKIGLLNVGVESHKGNKLSKEAYKLLEETNVNFVGNLEPRDLFTGKVNVLLADGFAGNVAVKTAEGVIDILKSELKNVFYKSFKNKMAALAIKKDLKESFSKYSSQEIGGAPLLGVKSYVYKAHGNSNHIAISNAILGLINYIDMDVITKIQGELND from the coding sequence ATGAAAATATTAATTGATACCTACGGAGCAGATGAGGGTGAAAAAATATTTGTCGATGGGGCAGTACTTGCTCTTGAGAAAAAATCTTTTGTACCTGTTTTTGTAGGCAATAAAGAAAAAATAGAAAAATTGATCGATGGAAGGATAAAAGATTATGAGATAATCCACACTGATGAGTTTGTCTCAAATGATGAAGATCCAGTAAGGGCTATCAGGAGAAAAAAAGATGCATCAATAGTTTTGGCCTACAATAAATCCAAAGAGGAAGGCTATGGAGGGATTCTATCAGCAGGATCTACTGGAGCACTTTTAGCTGGTGGGATTTTTATCGCCAAGAGAATAGATGGGATAGATAGACCATCACTTGCAGCAGCCCTACCAAGCATAGGAGAGTTTTGTCTTTTGATGGATACTGGTGCAAATATGGATTGCAAGCCAGAATACCTTGCAGAATTTGCTATTATGGGTAAGGTGTTTTTGGAAAATGTACTTGGTATAAAGAATCCTAAGATTGGATTATTAAATGTAGGGGTAGAAAGTCATAAGGGCAACAAACTTAGCAAAGAAGCCTATAAGCTATTAGAGGAGACCAATGTCAACTTTGTAGGTAATCTTGAGCCTAGGGATTTATTTACAGGCAAGGTTAACGTTTTGTTAGCAGATGGTTTTGCAGGCAATGTTGCAGTAAAAACAGCTGAGGGAGTTATAGATATACTTAAGTCTGAGCTTAAAAATGTATTTTATAAGTCTTTTAAAAATAAAATGGCAGCCCTAGCTATAAAAAAAGACCTAAAAGAATCTTTTTCTAAGTACAGCAGCCAAGAGATCGGTGGAGCTCCACTACTTGGTGTAAAATCCTACGTCTACAAGGCCCATGGCAATTCTAACCATATAGCCATATCAAATGCTATTTTGGGTTTGATAAATTATATAGACATGGATGTAATAACAAAAATACAAGGAGAATTAAATGATTAG
- a CDS encoding A24 family peptidase, whose product MGLLFINFLIIMIGASFGSFIKLVVDRRKLGQSILYPPSHCDFCGKRLYKRDLIPIFSFIWLRAKCRFCGGNIGYSKILIEIITALVFFIAFKCYSGFELVFIWAGALLGILISLTDTDQMEVYESDLYILLGLGTIYRLIFLGFDFLFFKIALVFVLVFLLIRFLTKNAIGDGDLFFYLGFFLFIESDLLVAFILVSLWIGGIYGLILAIKKRTLKAYMPLCPSIFVAFVLLMVIKDYL is encoded by the coding sequence ATGGGATTGTTATTTATTAATTTTCTTATAATTATGATAGGAGCCTCTTTTGGCTCCTTTATAAAGCTTGTTGTAGATAGGAGAAAGCTTGGCCAGTCTATTTTGTACCCACCAAGCCACTGCGACTTTTGTGGGAAAAGATTATACAAGAGGGATCTGATCCCTATATTTTCTTTTATCTGGCTTAGGGCAAAGTGCAGGTTCTGCGGTGGAAATATAGGCTATTCCAAAATCCTTATAGAAATAATCACAGCTTTGGTATTTTTTATAGCTTTCAAATGCTATAGCGGTTTTGAACTTGTTTTTATTTGGGCAGGAGCCCTTCTTGGTATCCTTATTAGCCTAACTGACACAGACCAGATGGAAGTTTATGAGTCTGATTTATATATTTTATTAGGCCTAGGAACTATCTATAGGCTTATTTTTTTAGGATTTGACTTTTTATTTTTTAAGATTGCCCTAGTTTTTGTCTTGGTATTTTTGCTTATCAGATTTTTGACTAAAAATGCTATTGGCGATGGAGATTTGTTTTTTTATCTTGGTTTCTTTTTATTTATAGAGTCAGACTTATTGGTAGCATTTATCTTGGTCTCCCTATGGATAGGTGGGATTTATGGCCTGATTTTAGCCATTAAAAAGAGGACTCTAAAGGCCTATATGCCCTTATGTCCGAGTATATTTGTAGCCTTTGTTTTACTTATGGTAATTAAGGATTATTTATGA
- a CDS encoding phosphopantetheine-binding protein: MIREQLSKIIVEEMDFDESQIDFDAKISDMDIDSIDLVELIMAIEEEFEIEFADEELDEIETLSDIVSLIESKN; encoded by the coding sequence ATGATTAGAGAACAATTGAGCAAAATAATCGTAGAAGAGATGGATTTTGATGAGAGTCAAATAGACTTTGATGCAAAAATATCTGACATGGATATTGATTCTATAGACTTGGTTGAACTAATAATGGCAATAGAAGAAGAATTTGAAATAGAATTTGCCGATGAAGAATTAGATGAGATTGAAACCTTATCTGACATAGTTAGTCTTATAGAAAGCAAAAACTAA
- the rnc gene encoding ribonuclease III: protein MSISYDRLKKIEEFEKKIGYTFNDKKLIDVALTHSSFTNEARIKTKSNERLEFLGDSILDMIVSEYLFTTYQNKPEGWLTRTRARLVCTDSFAKASEKYDITKYLRFGIGEQKQGGKLKKHVKADSFEALCAAIYLDSSYERLFQFLKANYAEEVLTVINDDSLFLDYKTKLQEYYNSKHKQNLNYELIKEEGPEHNKTFTMEVRLGKRGLAVGQGKNKKTAEQMAAKAAWERLKK from the coding sequence ATGAGCATATCCTATGATAGGCTAAAAAAAATAGAAGAGTTTGAGAAAAAAATAGGCTACACTTTCAATGATAAAAAATTGATAGATGTAGCCTTAACTCATTCATCCTTTACAAACGAAGCCAGAATAAAAACAAAATCTAATGAGAGATTGGAGTTTTTGGGAGATAGTATATTAGATATGATAGTAAGTGAATATCTATTTACAACCTACCAAAATAAACCCGAAGGTTGGCTAACTAGGACTAGGGCGAGATTAGTCTGCACAGACTCCTTTGCCAAGGCCAGCGAGAAATATGATATAACAAAATACCTAAGATTTGGTATAGGAGAGCAAAAACAAGGTGGCAAGCTTAAAAAACATGTCAAGGCTGATAGTTTTGAGGCTCTATGTGCTGCTATCTATTTGGACTCATCTTATGAGAGATTATTTCAATTTCTAAAGGCCAATTATGCGGAAGAAGTTTTGACAGTTATAAATGATGATTCCTTATTTTTAGACTATAAAACAAAACTCCAAGAATACTACAACTCAAAACACAAGCAAAACTTAAACTATGAGCTTATAAAAGAAGAAGGTCCGGAGCACAACAAAACCTTCACCATGGAGGTTAGGCTTGGTAAAAGAGGACTTGCTGTAGGTCAGGGAAAAAATAAAAAAACTGCAGAGCAAATGGCTGCCAAGGCTGCTTGGGAGAGATTGAAAAAATGA
- a CDS encoding prepilin-type N-terminal cleavage/methylation domain-containing protein — protein MKKKRKGFTLIELIIVIAILGILAAIAIPKYNKSRVKAAETAHLANVQMLRSAAQLKILDKDEPFTWTKEDNGLSNYKDHKEYVEKWPDIPNGIKFEDSSKNEIKDYTVTYSNNVLTIKPDENSKKQ, from the coding sequence ATGAAGAAAAAAAGAAAAGGCTTTACCCTAATTGAGCTTATCATTGTTATAGCTATCTTGGGGATTTTAGCAGCAATTGCTATACCAAAATATAACAAATCAAGAGTAAAAGCAGCAGAAACTGCTCATTTGGCCAATGTCCAGATGTTAAGGTCAGCTGCTCAACTAAAAATCCTTGATAAAGATGAGCCTTTTACCTGGACAAAAGAAGATAATGGCTTATCTAATTACAAAGACCACAAAGAATATGTAGAAAAATGGCCAGATATACCAAATGGTATAAAATTTGAAGATAGCTCAAAAAATGAAATCAAAGATTATACAGTTACCTATTCAAACAATGTTTTAACAATAAAACCAGACGAAAATTCTAAGAAACAATAA
- a CDS encoding Tfp pilus assembly protein FimT/FimU: protein MKKRAFTLIELIVVIGIIAILYSITNLRFTLVDQTGFEEEVQTFVNDYNYSRQKAMARRVPNWINFDSKSSYESNDGDIKRKLKHSEFMVDKYSINFTENGNIRLEKNQSYDLIFYSKKNPEKFRRFTIGAVGGYLSEKD from the coding sequence ATGAAAAAAAGAGCCTTTACCCTTATAGAATTAATTGTAGTTATTGGCATAATAGCAATATTGTATTCCATAACCAATCTGAGATTTACCCTGGTAGATCAGACGGGTTTTGAAGAAGAAGTCCAGACTTTTGTAAACGATTATAACTACTCAAGGCAAAAAGCTATGGCTAGGAGAGTACCCAACTGGATAAATTTTGATTCTAAATCATCATATGAATCAAACGATGGGGATATAAAAAGAAAACTAAAACATAGTGAGTTTATGGTAGATAAGTATAGTATAAATTTTACGGAAAATGGTAATATTAGACTAGAAAAAAACCAGTCTTATGATTTGATTTTTTATAGCAAGAAAAATCCAGAAAAATTTAGGCGTTTCACAATTGGAGCAGTCGGAGGGTATTTGAGTGAAAAAGATTAG